From Chryseobacterium gallinarum, one genomic window encodes:
- a CDS encoding FoF1 ATP synthase subunit delta/epsilon yields MNIKILTPEYVVFEGDVDSVLLPGKNGEFHIMKNHAGIVSSLIGGDVKLFANSIDEAYAKNFTKESGKDSVFAYAIKSGVVEFNHNKGIILCE; encoded by the coding sequence ATGAATATAAAAATTTTAACACCAGAATACGTAGTTTTTGAAGGAGACGTAGATTCGGTATTATTGCCTGGAAAAAATGGTGAGTTTCACATCATGAAAAACCACGCAGGAATCGTTTCTTCTTTAATCGGAGGTGATGTAAAGCTTTTTGCTAATTCTATTGATGAAGCTTATGCTAAAAACTTCACTAAAGAATCCGGAAAAGACTCTGTTTTTGCTTATGCAATCAAAAGCGGTGTTGTAGAATTTAATCATAATAAAGGAATTATCCTTTGTGAATAA
- the atpD gene encoding F0F1 ATP synthase subunit beta gives MANQIKGKISQIIGPVIDVVFTDVEAVPAIYDALEITKENGEKVVLEVEQHIGEDTVRCIAMDATDGLKRGQEVIGFGNPITMPIGEAVNGRLFNVVGDAIDGLQDISKEGGLPIHRPAPKFDQLSTSAEVLFTGIKVIDLVEPYAKGGKIGLFGGAGVGKTVLIQELINNIAKGHGGLSVFAGVGERTREGNDLLREMLESGIIKYGDDFMHSMENGGWDLSKVDLEAMKDSKAAFVFGQMNEPPGARARVALSGLTLAEYYRDGGETGQGRDVLFFVDNIFRFTQAGSEVSALLGRMPSAVGYQPTLASEMGAMQERITSTKNGSITSVQAVYVPADDLTDPAPATTFAHLDATTVLDRKIASLGIYPAVDPLASTSRILAPEVIGHDHYNCAQRVKEILQRYKALQDIIAILGMEELSEEDKSVVYRARKVQRFLSQPFHVAEQFTGIPGSLVDIKDTIKGFNMIMDGELDHLPEAAFNLKGTIEEAIEAGQKMLAENA, from the coding sequence ATGGCAAACCAAATTAAAGGTAAAATTTCTCAAATTATTGGTCCGGTAATCGACGTTGTCTTTACAGATGTGGAAGCTGTTCCAGCAATCTATGACGCGTTAGAAATTACAAAAGAAAACGGTGAAAAAGTAGTTTTAGAGGTAGAACAACATATTGGCGAAGATACAGTAAGATGTATTGCAATGGACGCTACTGACGGTCTTAAGAGAGGTCAAGAGGTAATCGGATTTGGAAATCCTATTACTATGCCAATCGGTGAGGCAGTAAACGGAAGACTATTCAACGTTGTTGGTGATGCTATCGATGGACTTCAAGATATTTCTAAGGAAGGTGGTCTTCCAATTCACAGACCAGCTCCAAAATTTGATCAATTATCAACTTCAGCAGAAGTTTTATTTACAGGTATTAAAGTAATCGACCTAGTTGAGCCTTACGCAAAAGGAGGTAAAATTGGTTTGTTCGGTGGTGCCGGTGTAGGTAAAACAGTATTGATTCAGGAGTTGATTAACAATATTGCAAAAGGGCACGGAGGTCTTTCTGTATTCGCCGGAGTAGGTGAAAGAACGAGAGAAGGAAATGACCTGTTAAGAGAGATGCTGGAATCTGGAATTATCAAATATGGTGATGATTTCATGCACTCTATGGAAAATGGAGGTTGGGATCTTTCTAAAGTAGACTTGGAAGCTATGAAAGATTCAAAAGCAGCATTCGTTTTCGGACAGATGAACGAGCCGCCAGGTGCAAGAGCGAGAGTAGCCCTTTCTGGTCTTACATTAGCTGAATACTACAGAGATGGTGGTGAAACCGGACAAGGTAGAGATGTACTTTTCTTCGTAGACAATATCTTCCGTTTTACACAGGCTGGTTCTGAGGTGTCTGCACTTCTTGGTCGTATGCCATCAGCGGTAGGTTACCAACCGACTCTTGCTTCTGAGATGGGTGCGATGCAGGAGAGAATTACTTCAACTAAAAATGGTTCCATTACTTCAGTACAGGCGGTATATGTACCTGCGGATGACTTAACTGACCCGGCTCCCGCAACTACGTTTGCCCACCTGGATGCAACTACAGTACTTGACAGAAAGATTGCTTCATTGGGTATTTATCCAGCGGTAGATCCACTGGCTTCTACTTCAAGAATCCTTGCTCCGGAAGTTATTGGTCACGATCACTACAACTGTGCTCAAAGGGTAAAAGAAATCCTTCAAAGATATAAAGCACTTCAGGATATCATCGCAATCCTTGGTATGGAAGAACTTTCTGAAGAAGATAAATCAGTTGTTTACCGTGCAAGAAAAGTTCAGAGATTCTTATCTCAGCCTTTCCACGTAGCAGAGCAGTTTACAGGTATCCCGGGATCATTGGTTGATATCAAAGATACAATCAAAGGATTCAATATGATTATGGATGGTGAATTGGATCACTTACCAGAAGCAGCTTTCAACCTGAAAGGAACTATCGAAGAAGCTATCGAAGCCGGACAAAAAATGCTAGCTGAAAACGCTTAA
- a CDS encoding B12-binding domain-containing radical SAM protein yields the protein MKDLLLITPPFTQLNTPYPATAYIKGFLNTKNISSYQIDLGIDVILELFSKEGLQKVFDKKIDLQNASENTQRIFALKEEYLKTIDQVIPFLQGKTPTLARQICSMNFLPEASRFNQLDDMEFAFGNMGLQDKAKHLATLYLEDISDYIVENIDPDFGFSRYAERLGKSANSFDELYSKLSGEQTFIDDFTLKILREKIETVQPKLVCFSVPFPGNLYSGFKCAQFIKKNYPHIKTAMGGGFPNTELREVKDQRVFEFFDFITLDDGEVPLELLYENVCHFKQSDEPQYKRTFLIENQEVVYKNNSKKHDYKQAEIGTPDYTDLKLDQYISVIEIANPMHSLWSDGRWNKLTMAHGCYWGKCTFCDISLDYIRIYEPISAKILVDRMENLIRTTGETGFHFVDEAAPPALMREVALEILRRNLVVTWWTNIRFEKSFTRDVCYLLKLSGCVAVSGGLEVASDRLLKLIDKGVSVEQVAKVTRNFTEAGIMVHAYLMYGYPTQTIQETVDSLEMVRQMFEMGILQSGFWHQFAMTAHSPVGISPDDFGVIPVKQEIQFANNDIDFKDKTGIDHNKFSFGLKKSLFNYMHGINFELPLQEWFDFKIPKTTIHPDYIHDCLLDDEQFNFKGNSKIIFLTKNVIAENRIKNKKKYPGSYTLLTFHLKTNIVKVEVEQEKAEWLMAILKENAIENNKKSTLQQLKTQFEESFEDFELFWFSKPIQQLKENGVILSL from the coding sequence TTTTGATAAAAAGATTGACCTTCAAAATGCATCAGAAAACACACAGAGAATATTTGCATTAAAAGAGGAGTATTTAAAAACCATTGACCAGGTTATTCCTTTTTTACAGGGTAAGACCCCCACTTTGGCAAGACAGATCTGCAGCATGAATTTTCTCCCGGAAGCTTCCCGTTTCAACCAATTGGATGATATGGAATTTGCATTCGGAAACATGGGTTTGCAAGATAAAGCCAAGCATTTGGCTACACTGTATTTAGAAGATATCTCAGATTATATTGTTGAAAATATTGACCCCGACTTTGGGTTCAGCCGATATGCAGAACGACTTGGTAAAAGCGCCAATTCCTTTGATGAATTATATTCAAAATTATCCGGAGAACAAACATTTATTGATGATTTTACACTGAAAATCCTTCGTGAGAAAATAGAAACTGTGCAGCCAAAACTGGTTTGTTTTTCTGTACCGTTTCCGGGGAATTTATACTCAGGGTTCAAATGTGCTCAATTTATAAAAAAGAATTACCCTCACATTAAAACCGCTATGGGCGGAGGCTTCCCCAATACTGAATTAAGAGAAGTAAAAGACCAGAGAGTTTTTGAATTTTTTGATTTTATTACCTTAGATGATGGTGAAGTTCCCCTTGAGCTTCTTTATGAAAATGTCTGCCATTTCAAACAAAGTGATGAGCCCCAATACAAAAGAACATTTTTAATTGAAAATCAGGAAGTTGTTTATAAAAACAATTCTAAGAAGCACGATTACAAGCAAGCTGAAATTGGTACTCCGGATTATACAGATTTAAAGCTGGATCAATATATCTCCGTCATTGAAATTGCCAATCCTATGCACAGTTTATGGAGTGACGGAAGATGGAATAAGTTAACTATGGCTCACGGCTGCTATTGGGGAAAATGTACTTTCTGTGATATTTCTTTGGATTACATTAGGATTTATGAGCCTATTTCCGCCAAAATTCTGGTAGACAGAATGGAGAACCTGATCAGAACCACCGGAGAAACCGGGTTTCATTTTGTAGACGAGGCCGCTCCACCGGCATTAATGAGAGAGGTGGCTCTGGAAATCCTTCGCCGGAATCTGGTGGTTACCTGGTGGACTAATATTCGTTTTGAAAAAAGCTTTACCCGGGATGTATGCTATCTGCTTAAACTTTCCGGATGTGTGGCGGTTTCAGGAGGATTGGAAGTTGCCAGTGACCGGTTGTTGAAGCTAATCGATAAGGGAGTTTCCGTAGAACAAGTGGCTAAAGTAACAAGAAACTTTACGGAAGCAGGAATTATGGTCCATGCCTATCTGATGTACGGCTACCCGACTCAAACCATTCAGGAAACTGTAGATTCTCTGGAAATGGTACGCCAGATGTTTGAAATGGGAATTCTTCAGAGTGGATTCTGGCATCAGTTTGCTATGACGGCTCACTCTCCTGTCGGTATCAGCCCCGATGATTTTGGAGTTATTCCGGTAAAGCAGGAAATTCAATTTGCCAACAACGATATAGATTTTAAAGATAAAACCGGAATCGATCACAATAAATTCAGCTTTGGTTTAAAAAAATCTCTCTTCAATTATATGCACGGAATTAATTTTGAATTACCGCTTCAGGAATGGTTCGATTTTAAAATTCCGAAAACAACTATTCATCCGGATTATATCCACGATTGTCTTCTGGATGACGAACAGTTCAATTTTAAAGGAAATTCAAAAATTATCTTTTTAACCAAAAACGTAATCGCTGAGAATCGTATAAAAAATAAAAAGAAATATCCCGGTAGCTATACTCTGCTCACGTTCCATTTAAAAACCAATATCGTAAAAGTGGAAGTGGAACAGGAAAAAGCGGAATGGCTGATGGCCATTCTGAAAGAAAATGCTATAGAAAATAATAAAAAATCTACGTTACAGCAGCTTAAAACCCAGTTTGAAGAGAGTTTTGAGGATTTTGAATTGTTCTGGTTTTCCAAGCCCATACAGCAATTGAAAGAAAATGGGGTAATTTTAAGTTTATAG
- a CDS encoding MmcQ/YjbR family DNA-binding protein encodes MNANEILDYCLTKKGVTESFPFDNETLVLKVDTKMFLLMGLEKQPLSINVKTDPEWSAELREQYPQITGAYHMNKTHWNSVMVDGLKKDLILKLIDQSYELVFQSLTKKAQNAVNDSL; translated from the coding sequence ATGAATGCTAACGAAATTTTAGATTATTGTCTGACCAAAAAAGGAGTTACGGAAAGTTTCCCCTTCGATAATGAGACACTGGTATTAAAAGTAGATACGAAAATGTTTTTACTGATGGGGCTTGAAAAACAACCGTTATCAATTAATGTGAAAACAGATCCGGAATGGAGTGCTGAACTCCGGGAACAATACCCTCAGATTACTGGTGCCTATCATATGAATAAAACTCATTGGAACTCTGTAATGGTAGATGGATTAAAAAAAGATTTGATCCTTAAACTTATTGATCAGTCCTATGAGCTGGTTTTTCAATCTTTGACAAAAAAAGCCCAGAATGCTGTTAATGATTCTTTATAA
- a CDS encoding bifunctional riboflavin kinase/FAD synthetase → MKVFKNFTDYSSQKPLALSLGMFDGVHLGHKSIIDELIKRGTENNLETAILTFWPHPRFVFNPNEDLKLLNTLEEKKQLVERYGIDNLFLKEFDEEFRNLTGEEFVRQILIDKLNVKYLIIGYDHSFGKNKSGNFELLQKLSKELDFEVEQMEAINIHENNISSTKIRNALLAGKIREANEMLGYSYSVSGTVVHGKKIGRTIGYPTANIDTESIKLLPKKGAYIVEVDIKGQFYKGMLSIGTNPTVNGEKLTVEVYILDFDNDIYDEKITVRFRDFLHDEIKFEGIEKLIERLDEDKRLTEGFNF, encoded by the coding sequence TTGAAAGTTTTCAAGAATTTTACAGATTACTCCTCCCAAAAGCCTCTGGCACTATCTTTAGGTATGTTTGACGGGGTGCATCTCGGACACAAAAGCATCATCGACGAACTTATTAAAAGAGGTACAGAAAACAATCTGGAGACTGCTATCCTTACATTCTGGCCTCATCCAAGATTTGTTTTTAATCCTAATGAAGATTTAAAACTTCTGAATACACTGGAGGAAAAAAAGCAACTGGTTGAAAGATACGGCATTGATAATCTTTTTCTGAAAGAATTCGATGAAGAGTTCAGAAATTTAACCGGAGAAGAATTTGTACGTCAGATTTTAATTGACAAGCTGAATGTAAAATACCTTATTATCGGGTATGACCATTCTTTCGGCAAAAACAAAAGCGGAAATTTTGAACTCCTCCAAAAGTTATCCAAAGAACTTGATTTTGAAGTGGAACAGATGGAAGCTATCAATATTCATGAAAATAATATCAGCTCAACAAAGATCCGGAATGCCCTTTTAGCAGGAAAGATCCGGGAGGCCAATGAAATGCTGGGATACTCCTACTCTGTTTCAGGAACGGTAGTTCATGGTAAGAAAATCGGAAGGACTATTGGGTATCCTACAGCCAATATTGATACAGAATCAATTAAACTTTTGCCTAAAAAGGGAGCTTATATCGTAGAAGTTGATATAAAGGGACAATTCTACAAAGGAATGCTGAGTATTGGAACCAACCCTACGGTAAATGGTGAAAAACTTACGGTAGAAGTCTATATCCTTGATTTTGACAATGATATTTATGATGAAAAAATTACCGTGAGATTCAGGGATTTCCTTCATGATGAAATCAAATTTGAAGGAATTGAAAAACTAATTGAAAGGTTAGATGAAGATAAACGATTAACAGAAGGATTTAATTTCTAA